One genomic segment of Garra rufa chromosome 13, GarRuf1.0, whole genome shotgun sequence includes these proteins:
- the LOC141283824 gene encoding DBH-like monooxygenase protein 1 homolog, with protein MNMTWGGLSTRDEMCLSYLLYYPRVNLARCESLPEITGQLKFIGVKEIQEPVTTWPFVIKSPKKYSNLSFTEAMDKYKWTRKRGKAFNDIVRKLPMNVRCSKIGQEEWSIQGMIISPPELKSEQTSAAVVACRNVSEIQCERSLALLLTACLSLILQTCTHL; from the exons gGAGGTCTTAGTACACGGGATGAGATGTGTTTGTCATATCTGCTGTACTACCCCAGGGTTAACCTAGCCAGGTGTGAAAGTTTACCAGAAATCACCGGCCAGCTTAAATTCATTGGGGTCAAAGAGATCCAGGAGCCTGTTAC AACCTGGCCCTTTGTGATTAAGAGTCCTAAGAAATACAGCAACCTCTCCTTCACGGAGGCCATGGACAAATACAAGTGGACGAGGAAGCGAGGGAAAGCATTCAACGACATTGTACGCAAACTCCCCATGAACGTCCGCTGCTCCAAGATCGGCCAGGAAGAGTGGTCG ATTCAAGGGATGATCATCTCTCCTCCGGAGCTGAAGTCAGAGCAGACGTCTGCTGCTGTCGTGGCCTGTAGGAATGTGTCAGAGATTCAATGTGAACGCTCCCTCGCTCTGCTCCTCACTGCATGTCTCTCGCTCATACTACAGACCTGCACACACCTCTAA